In Symphalangus syndactylus isolate Jambi chromosome 6, NHGRI_mSymSyn1-v2.1_pri, whole genome shotgun sequence, a genomic segment contains:
- the OVCH2 gene encoding ovochymase-2 produces MSLKMLISRNKLILLLGIVFFEQGKSATVSLPKAPSCGQSLVKVQPWNYFNIFSRILGGSQVEKGSYPWQVSLKQRQKHICGGSIVSPQWVITAAHCVANRNIVSTLNVTAGEYDLSQTEPGEQTLTIETVIIHPHFSTKKPMDYDIALLKMAGAFQFDHFVGPICLPELQEQFEAGFICTTAGWGRLTEDGILSQVLQEVNLPILTWEECVAALLTLKRPISGKTFLCTGFPDGGRDACQGDSGGSLMCRNKKGAWTLAGVTSWGLGCGRGWRNNVRKNDQGSPGIFTDLSKVLPWIHEHIQTGNRRKSSRAWCSEQDVIVSGAEGELHFPESLHLYYESKQRCVWTLLVPEEMHVLLSFSHLDVESCHHNYLSMYSLEDRPIGKFCGESLPSSILVGSNSLRLKFVSDATDYAAGFNLTYKALKPNYIPGSGCSYLTVLFEEGLIQSLNYPENYSDMAHCDWIFQAPKHHLIKLSFQSLEIEESGDCTSDYVTVHSDVERKKEIARLCGYDVPTPVLSPSSIMLISFQSDENGTFRGFQATVSFIPKAVYPDLNISISEDESVFLET; encoded by the exons ATGAGTCTCAAAATGCTTATAAGCAGGAACAAGCTGATTTTACTACTAGGAATAGTCTTTTTTGAACAAGGTAAATCTGCAACTGTTTCACTCCCCAAAG CTCCCAGTTGTGGGCAGAGTCTGGTTAAGGTACAGCCTTggaattattttaacattttcagtCGCATTCTTGGAGGAAGCCAAGTGGAGAAGGGTTCCTATCCCTGGCAG GTGTCTCTGAAACAAAGGCAGAAGCATATTTGTGGAGGAAGCATTGTCTCACCACAGTGGGTGATCACGGCAGCTCACTGCGTTGCAAACAG AAACATTGTGTCAACTTTGAATGTTACTGCTGGAGAATATGACTTAAGCCAGACAGAGCCGGGAGAGCAAACTCTCACTATTGAAACTGTCATCATACATCCACATTTCTCCACCAAGAAACCAATGGACTATGATATTGCCCTTTTGAAGATGGCTGGAGCCTTCCAATTTG ACCATTTTGTGGGGCCCATATGTCTTCCAGAGCTGCAGGAGCAATTTGAGGCTGGTTTTATTTGTACAACTGCAGGCTGGGGCCGCTTAACCGAAG ATGGCATCCTCTCACAAGTCTTGCAGGAAGTGAATCTGCCTATTTTGACCTGGGAAGAGTGTGTGGCAGCTCTGTTAACACTAAAGAGGCCCATCAGTGGGAAGACCTTTCTTTGCACGGGTTTTCCTGATGGAGGGAGAGACGCATGTCAG GGAGATTCAGGTGGTTCACTCATGTGCCGGAATAAGAAAGGGGCCTGGACTCTGGCTGGTGTGACTTCCTGGGGTTTGGGATGTGGTCGAGGCTGGAGAAACAATGTGAGGAAAAATGATCAAGGATCCCCTGGGATCTTCACAGACCTTAGTAAAGTGCTTCCCTGGATCCACGAACACATCCAAACTG GTAATCGGAGAAAGAGCTCCAGAG CCTGGTGCAGTGAGCAGGATGTCATAGTCAGCGGGGCTGAGGGGGAGCTGCACTTCCCAGAAAGCCTCCACCTATATTATGAGAGCAAGCA GCGGTGTGTCTGGACCCTGCTGGTACCAGAGGAAATGCATGTGTTGCTCAGTTTTTCCCACCTAGATGTTGAGTCTTGTCACCACAATTATCTGTCAATGTATTCTTTAGAAGACAGACCCATTG GAAAATTTTGTGGAGAAAGCCTCCCTTCATCCATTCTTGTTGGCTCTAATTCTCTAAGGCTGAAATTCGTCTCTGATGCCACAGATTATGCAGCTGGGTTTAATCTTACCTATAAAGCTCTGAAACCAAACTACATTCCTG GTTCAGGTTGCAGTTACTTAACTGTCCTTTTTGAAGAAGGTCTCATACAGAGTCTAAACTATCCTGAAAACTACAGTGACATGGCTCACTGTGACTGGATTTTTCAGGCCCCCAAACATCACCTAATAAAG CTTTCATTTCAGAGTCTGGAAATAGAAGAAAGTGGAGACTGCACTTCCGACTATGTGACAGTGCACAGCGAtgtagaaaggaagaaggaaatag CTCGGCTGTGTGGCTATGATGTCCCCACACCTGTGCTGAGCCCCTCCAGCATCATGCTCATCAGCTTCCAATCAGATGAAAACGGGACCTTCAGGGGCTTTCAGGCTACAGTCTCCTTCATTCCTAAAGCAG TATACCCAGATTTAAACATCTCCATATCAGAGGATGAGTCAGTGTTTCTGGAGACATGA